The proteins below are encoded in one region of Mycobacteriales bacterium:
- a CDS encoding aspartate/glutamate racemase family protein has product MTDDDTVVDLHGMRAGSYPDGVAPIDVLANPWCHYLANVQIVEAAMAAEQQGYDAVAITCFHDPALPEARSMVDIPVVSMCESSLLVACSLGESLGLVGIGPANVQLVRAAVRKYGLEQRVCDVLPVDDRAVNEHEIDASFATENALTASFRAAARTLIAAGADVLVPSESLLNTALVKQQVTEVDGVPVVDAFAVMLAHAELLVRLRRTTGLGVSRTGACARPRAGGVEQLRAAAAGVLSG; this is encoded by the coding sequence GTGACCGACGACGACACCGTCGTCGACCTGCACGGCATGCGCGCCGGCTCGTACCCCGACGGCGTGGCGCCCATCGACGTGCTCGCCAACCCGTGGTGCCACTACCTGGCCAACGTCCAGATCGTCGAGGCCGCGATGGCCGCCGAGCAGCAGGGCTACGACGCGGTGGCCATCACCTGCTTCCACGACCCGGCGCTGCCCGAGGCCCGCAGCATGGTCGACATCCCGGTGGTCTCCATGTGCGAGTCGTCGCTGCTCGTCGCGTGCTCTCTCGGCGAGTCGTTGGGGCTGGTCGGCATCGGTCCGGCGAACGTGCAGCTGGTTCGCGCCGCCGTCCGGAAGTACGGCCTCGAGCAGCGGGTGTGCGACGTGCTGCCGGTCGACGACCGCGCGGTCAACGAGCACGAGATCGACGCGTCGTTCGCCACCGAGAACGCGCTGACCGCGTCGTTCCGAGCGGCAGCCCGGACGCTGATCGCCGCAGGCGCCGACGTTCTCGTGCCGTCGGAGTCCCTGCTCAACACGGCGCTCGTCAAGCAGCAGGTGACGGAGGTGGACGGGGTGCCCGTCGTCGACGCGTTCGCGGTGATGCTCGCGCACGCGGAGCTGCTCGTCCGGCTGCGCCGGACCACGGGGCTCGGGGTCAGCCGGACGGGTGCGTGCGCCCGGCCACGAGCCGGCGGCGTCGAGCAGCTGCGCGCGGCGGCGGCTGGCGTGCTCTCCGGCTGA
- a CDS encoding 3-isopropylmalate dehydratase: MTGVAPGPSSVVPDLLRGRVAWIFGDDFDIDLVIGVENIKSYDPVHLRSVCMATYDPDFISAVRPGDVIVGGRNFGYGHPHYPAMIALRNEGISAVIAESFAPGYWRGEIYQGMPLITVPGISSAVERWDEVELDWRAARVTLPGSGQVLQGSPLSEHAVRVIEAGGGFNLLLKEQGPEGRARRAMAAADD; this comes from the coding sequence ATGACGGGAGTGGCTCCCGGCCCGTCGTCGGTCGTCCCCGACCTGCTCAGGGGGCGGGTCGCGTGGATCTTCGGTGACGACTTCGACATCGACCTGGTCATAGGGGTCGAGAACATCAAGTCCTACGACCCGGTGCACCTGCGCTCGGTCTGCATGGCGACCTACGACCCGGACTTCATCTCCGCGGTGCGACCGGGCGACGTCATCGTCGGTGGTCGCAACTTCGGCTACGGCCATCCGCACTACCCCGCGATGATCGCTCTGCGGAACGAAGGCATATCGGCGGTCATCGCCGAGTCCTTCGCACCCGGGTACTGGCGCGGTGAGATCTACCAGGGCATGCCCCTCATCACGGTGCCCGGCATCAGCTCGGCGGTGGAGCGGTGGGACGAGGTCGAGCTCGACTGGCGCGCCGCTCGGGTGACGCTGCCGGGATCGGGCCAGGTGCTGCAGGGAAGCCCCCTCAGCGAGCACGCAGTGCGCGTGATCGAAGCGGGTGGAGGGTTCAACCTGCTGCTCAAGGAGCAGGGCCCCGAGGGCCGTGCCCGGCGGGCGATGGCCGCCGCGGACGACTGA
- a CDS encoding phosphoglycerate dehydrogenase, producing the protein MSSGRTGSVVSSSPSFGRYSDEPVRLLQDAGLTVELVERGDTERLRAALRTADAWVAGFEPVDSTTLSDAPELKVAAKCGAGLDNFDLDYLRERGIAVVSVPGGNSSAVAEYAMAQVLALARGVAVNDAAVRTGAWKPHVGMGLAGRTLGIVGFGAIGRHLARLAKAFDMQLVVADPFLDATRGAADGVQVVELPTLLATADVVSLHVPLSDATRHLIGEPELAQMQPHALLVNDSRGGIVDEQALARALAAGTIAGAAVDVFADEPAPPDLPLLSAPNLLVSPHTAGYSDSALATVTLTCARSILEALGS; encoded by the coding sequence ATGAGCAGCGGTCGGACCGGCAGCGTCGTCTCCAGCTCCCCGTCGTTCGGGCGCTACTCCGACGAACCGGTGCGGCTGCTGCAGGACGCCGGACTCACGGTCGAGCTGGTCGAGCGGGGCGACACCGAGAGGCTGCGGGCCGCGCTGCGCACGGCGGACGCGTGGGTCGCCGGGTTCGAGCCTGTGGACAGCACGACCCTGTCCGACGCGCCCGAGCTCAAGGTGGCCGCGAAGTGCGGGGCGGGCCTGGACAACTTCGACCTCGACTACCTGCGCGAGCGGGGCATCGCCGTCGTCTCCGTCCCCGGGGGCAACTCCTCGGCGGTCGCGGAGTACGCGATGGCCCAGGTGCTCGCCCTTGCGCGCGGTGTCGCGGTGAACGACGCGGCGGTACGCACCGGCGCCTGGAAGCCCCACGTAGGCATGGGCCTGGCCGGCCGGACCCTCGGCATCGTCGGTTTCGGGGCGATCGGCCGCCACCTCGCCCGGCTGGCGAAGGCCTTCGACATGCAGCTGGTCGTCGCGGACCCCTTCCTCGACGCGACGCGCGGCGCTGCCGATGGCGTGCAGGTCGTGGAGCTGCCGACCCTGCTGGCCACGGCCGACGTGGTCTCGCTGCACGTGCCGCTGTCCGACGCGACCCGGCACCTCATCGGCGAGCCCGAGCTCGCGCAGATGCAGCCGCACGCGCTCCTCGTGAACGACAGCCGGGGCGGGATCGTGGACGAGCAGGCGCTGGCGCGCGCTCTCGCCGCGGGCACGATCGCCGGCGCCGCCGTGGACGTCTTCGCCGACGAGCCGGCCCCGCCGGACCTCCCGCTGCTCTCTGCGCCGAACTTGCTGGTGTCGCCGCACACCGCCGGCTACTCCGACAGCGCGCTCGCGACCGTCACGCTGACATGCGCGCGATCGATCCTCGAGGCGCTCGGCTCATGA
- a CDS encoding fumarylacetoacetate hydrolase family protein, which produces MRIARLRSSDGEQFAFGTAGRSGWVTAGALDLDLPDIGAVLEAQRQIRAATAERDPDVDEQAVDLACPLVRPGKVMAIGLNYLAHIAEVGKPTPTEPMVFTKATSSLNGPYDPVELPEDLTAELDYECELAVVIGARTRRARRENTLDSVLGYCVANDVSARDLQRRMPQIFLSKSLDTSCPIGPWITTVEDIDDPHALGIRTFVNGEQRQGSTTGDMLFDVADLVVRLSATMTLEPGDVVLTGTPAGVGSGRTPPTYLRSGDVVRCEIDGLGALENRVVAVRG; this is translated from the coding sequence ATGAGGATCGCCCGGCTCCGCTCGTCCGACGGCGAGCAGTTCGCCTTCGGTACCGCAGGACGCTCCGGGTGGGTGACCGCCGGAGCCCTGGATCTCGACCTCCCGGACATCGGCGCCGTCCTCGAGGCGCAGCGGCAGATCCGTGCGGCCACGGCCGAGCGCGACCCCGACGTCGACGAGCAGGCGGTCGACCTCGCCTGCCCGCTCGTCCGCCCCGGGAAGGTGATGGCCATCGGGCTCAACTACCTCGCCCACATCGCTGAGGTCGGCAAGCCGACGCCGACCGAGCCCATGGTCTTCACCAAGGCGACGAGCTCGCTCAACGGCCCGTACGACCCGGTCGAGCTGCCGGAGGACCTCACGGCCGAGCTCGACTACGAGTGCGAGCTGGCCGTCGTCATCGGCGCGCGCACGCGCCGGGCCCGCCGGGAGAACACGCTCGACAGCGTGCTCGGGTACTGCGTGGCGAACGACGTCTCCGCTCGTGACCTGCAGCGCCGCATGCCGCAGATCTTCCTGTCCAAGAGCCTGGACACCTCGTGTCCCATCGGCCCCTGGATCACCACGGTCGAGGACATCGACGACCCGCACGCGCTGGGCATCCGGACGTTCGTCAACGGCGAGCAGCGGCAGGGCTCGACCACCGGCGACATGCTGTTCGACGTCGCGGACCTGGTCGTCCGGCTGTCCGCCACGATGACGCTCGAGCCGGGTGACGTCGTGCTCACCGGGACCCCGGCCGGTGTCGGGTCAGGCCGCACGCCGCCGACCTACCTGCGCTCCGGCGACGTCGTCCGCTGCGAGATCGACGGGCTCGGAGCGCTGGAGAACCGCGTGGTCGCGGTTCGCGGGTGA
- a CDS encoding alpha/beta fold hydrolase, with the protein MSTPCYITTGEGQVRTWLSGEGPVVVAVAGLTTSGSVLSAELSSALPGRCVVVVEPPGMGGSAALDVTSVEQAAQAVAESLGFVSSDPFALIAQDLSAALVPALLSALPSPPTSTVLLGLERAEGWVSTQTTPPDLRPRVDGTHLNALWCFLRDRALLDPHAPSLPSGSGPALPDTASLNEAFLSAAVEPERWAVAWSLCAAGLSAARPASVHIVELVEQVPDALGTPIGAGGRVAPPATQPRPGTAIWNQYVDTRSGRVHLRRAGSRGRPVLVLSTGGGSSAQFAPVICGLAESRTVFAMDYLGNGLSEKVEREVTAGTLAREAVDVLDALGIDEVDVWGSHTGACVGLELGVDFPERVGKLVLEAPVMVTPEFRRELLERYFPDFAPDHFGLHLQHVWHWRRDMFMYWPWYRVDRSAARGIGVPGAQGLHLYAVGILESGTTYSGAYRAGFSYDTRARLPDLKRPAILTAGPHDMLANALEDAASLAPEGMLRILPTPTTMWWPDPEPQAAAETLALYRDFLG; encoded by the coding sequence GTGAGCACCCCCTGCTACATCACGACCGGCGAAGGGCAGGTTCGCACCTGGCTGTCGGGGGAGGGCCCCGTCGTGGTGGCCGTCGCCGGCCTGACCACCTCGGGTTCCGTGCTGAGCGCGGAGCTGTCTTCGGCCCTTCCCGGGCGATGCGTCGTCGTGGTCGAGCCTCCCGGCATGGGCGGGTCGGCCGCTCTCGACGTGACGTCGGTGGAGCAGGCGGCGCAGGCTGTCGCCGAATCGCTCGGCTTCGTGTCCTCCGACCCGTTCGCCCTGATCGCCCAGGACCTGTCGGCAGCGCTGGTGCCGGCGCTGCTTTCCGCGCTGCCGAGCCCCCCGACGTCCACGGTGCTCCTCGGGCTCGAGCGGGCGGAGGGCTGGGTCAGCACCCAGACGACGCCGCCCGACCTGCGCCCGCGCGTCGACGGGACCCACCTGAACGCGCTGTGGTGCTTCCTGCGTGACCGGGCCCTCCTCGATCCGCACGCGCCGTCGCTCCCCTCGGGGTCGGGACCCGCGCTGCCCGACACGGCGTCGCTCAACGAGGCGTTCCTGTCCGCCGCGGTCGAGCCGGAGCGGTGGGCGGTGGCCTGGTCCCTGTGCGCCGCCGGTCTGAGCGCCGCCCGGCCCGCCTCGGTGCACATCGTGGAGCTGGTCGAGCAGGTGCCCGACGCGCTCGGGACGCCTATCGGTGCTGGCGGTCGCGTCGCACCGCCGGCGACCCAGCCCCGTCCGGGAACGGCCATCTGGAACCAGTACGTCGACACCCGGTCCGGGCGCGTCCACCTGCGCAGAGCCGGGTCCCGGGGTCGGCCGGTGCTCGTGCTGTCCACCGGCGGCGGCTCCTCGGCGCAGTTCGCGCCGGTCATCTGCGGGCTCGCCGAGAGCCGCACCGTCTTCGCGATGGACTACCTCGGGAACGGGCTGTCGGAGAAGGTGGAGCGCGAGGTGACGGCCGGCACCCTGGCGCGCGAGGCGGTCGACGTGCTCGACGCGCTCGGGATCGACGAGGTCGACGTCTGGGGTTCCCACACGGGCGCGTGCGTCGGCCTGGAGCTGGGGGTCGACTTCCCCGAGCGCGTCGGCAAGCTCGTCCTCGAAGCCCCGGTGATGGTGACGCCGGAGTTCCGGCGCGAGCTGCTTGAGCGCTACTTCCCGGACTTCGCGCCGGACCATTTCGGGCTGCACCTGCAGCATGTCTGGCACTGGCGCCGCGACATGTTCATGTACTGGCCGTGGTACCGCGTCGACCGCTCCGCCGCGCGCGGCATCGGCGTGCCGGGCGCGCAGGGCCTGCACCTGTACGCCGTCGGGATCCTGGAGAGCGGTACGACGTACTCCGGTGCCTATCGCGCCGGGTTCTCCTACGACACGCGCGCGCGGCTCCCGGATCTCAAGCGACCGGCGATCCTGACGGCCGGCCCGCACGACATGCTGGCCAACGCGCTGGAGGACGCGGCGTCGCTCGCGCCGGAGGGGATGCTCCGGATCCTGCCGACACCGACGACGATGTGGTGGCCGGACCCCGAGCCGCAGGCGGCAGCCGAGACGCTGGCGCTGTACCGCGACTTCCTCGGCTGA
- a CDS encoding FAD-dependent oxidoreductase: MTDVDIICVGAGLGGLAAAIRAHDLGARVLVLERSDMVGGVAAYSGGFCWVGGNHLADPPDSLDAAEAYLDHVQGSGRPVDRSARRRYLESSAQATQWFADAGIPFNLIRRAPDLYAPCPGSTAQGRLLECAVAGAELGDWRPRLRPSPYYRTGVSRDEFYYELGGDVAARVRLAASRSAEDHLTHGLGLMGAFVREALVRRGVECRLSHRVVRLLQESGRVVGVVAEGPDGGVEITARRGVLLAVGGYGNAPDAAELEDVPELVEAAPPVVAGDGLSLAQSVGAAVVRGADPFVVLGERFEGQTHPGTDEPMYTQLLEFLGYPHSMIVNSDGQRFGDESYYGALIRGLRQYDARRKRWANYPCWLVFDESFHEQYPLGPYDPGAPYPDEVRTFGSLDELAAGTGIDRAGLRATVERFNQYAATGEDLEHARGSLPFARSAYGDPRYVANPNLGPVERAPFHAVRLTVLGVGLSTLGLGIDGDARVLRRDGSTIDGLYATGNAAATRELKGYVTGLANARNYTYAYNAVGAMLT; encoded by the coding sequence ATGACGGACGTCGACATCATCTGCGTGGGAGCGGGGCTCGGCGGCCTCGCCGCGGCGATCCGTGCCCACGACCTCGGAGCGCGGGTCCTGGTCCTCGAGCGGTCGGACATGGTCGGCGGGGTGGCCGCCTACAGCGGAGGCTTCTGCTGGGTCGGGGGCAACCACCTGGCCGATCCGCCGGACTCGCTCGACGCCGCCGAGGCCTACCTCGACCACGTCCAGGGCAGCGGGCGGCCCGTCGACCGCTCAGCGCGCAGGCGCTACCTCGAGTCGTCCGCGCAGGCCACGCAGTGGTTCGCCGACGCGGGCATCCCGTTCAACCTCATCCGCAGGGCGCCGGACCTGTACGCCCCGTGTCCCGGCTCGACCGCCCAGGGCAGGCTGCTGGAGTGCGCGGTTGCGGGTGCGGAGCTCGGCGACTGGCGGCCCCGTCTGCGCCCGAGCCCGTACTACCGCACCGGCGTGAGCCGCGACGAGTTCTACTACGAGCTCGGCGGTGACGTCGCCGCCCGCGTGCGGCTGGCCGCCTCCCGCAGCGCGGAGGACCACCTCACGCACGGGCTCGGGCTCATGGGCGCCTTCGTCCGCGAGGCGCTCGTCCGCCGCGGGGTGGAGTGCCGGCTCAGCCACCGCGTCGTCCGACTCCTGCAGGAGAGCGGCCGGGTCGTCGGCGTCGTGGCCGAGGGCCCGGACGGCGGGGTCGAGATCACTGCCCGCAGGGGGGTGCTGCTCGCCGTCGGGGGCTACGGCAACGCGCCCGACGCCGCCGAGCTCGAGGACGTGCCGGAGCTGGTGGAGGCGGCACCGCCGGTCGTGGCGGGCGACGGGCTGTCGCTGGCCCAGTCGGTGGGCGCCGCCGTCGTCCGCGGTGCGGACCCCTTCGTCGTGCTCGGGGAGCGGTTCGAGGGGCAGACGCACCCGGGTACCGACGAGCCGATGTACACGCAGCTGCTCGAGTTCCTCGGCTACCCGCACTCGATGATCGTCAACTCCGACGGCCAGCGCTTCGGCGACGAGTCCTACTACGGCGCGCTGATCCGAGGCCTGCGCCAGTACGACGCACGGCGCAAACGGTGGGCGAACTACCCGTGCTGGCTGGTCTTCGACGAGAGCTTCCACGAGCAGTACCCGCTCGGCCCCTACGACCCTGGCGCGCCCTACCCGGACGAGGTCCGGACCTTCGGCAGCCTCGACGAGCTCGCGGCGGGCACGGGCATCGACCGCGCGGGCCTACGAGCCACCGTCGAGCGCTTCAACCAGTACGCCGCTACGGGAGAGGACCTCGAGCACGCGCGCGGCTCGCTGCCCTTCGCCCGCAGCGCCTACGGGGACCCGCGGTACGTCGCGAACCCGAACCTCGGACCGGTCGAGCGCGCGCCGTTCCACGCCGTGCGGCTCACCGTCCTCGGCGTCGGGCTGAGCACGCTGGGGCTCGGCATCGACGGGGACGCGCGGGTGCTCCGCCGCGACGGCAGCACGATCGACGGCCTGTACGCGACGGGCAATGCGGCGGCGACCCGGGAGCTCAAGGGCTACGTCACCGGCCTAGCCAACGCACGCAACTACACCTACGCCTACAACGCGGTCGGCGCGATGCTGACCTGA
- a CDS encoding aconitase family protein translates to MGSTITEKILARAGGMDVVRPGQNAPFRPDYMVAYDFPGYTDVMFKQMADDFGITTLDDPDRYVLFIDHLVTRGGEREEEIHRVTREWGRANGVEVHEGKGIGHQVAAELGYAMPGTFLVHFDGHISGLGAFGSLGWGVRKDLLEAWVSGAVYLDVPASSKFHLEGRFGPGVDNRDLLHHIIAEMGADGCAHQVMEYVGPGAEAMSIDRRQGLCAMAMFTGAVSAIFNPDELSLEYARKVARRDFEPLYSDPDAEYAASYEIDLTTLSPQVVLPGSAKSSNTRPIEELAGTPVQHAYIGSCASGRIEEIRAAADILRGKKVAANVRLNVVPTSEQIYQQADEEGLLSVLSEAGAHVAKSSCDFCIGYAAPLAAGDSCISTGVLNISGRMGSTEAQIYMGSAYTVAASALTGTIADPREVVPS, encoded by the coding sequence ATGGGCTCGACGATCACGGAGAAGATCCTCGCGCGCGCCGGTGGCATGGACGTGGTCCGTCCAGGGCAGAACGCGCCGTTCCGACCGGACTACATGGTCGCCTACGACTTCCCTGGCTACACCGACGTGATGTTCAAGCAGATGGCTGACGACTTCGGCATCACCACGCTGGATGACCCCGACCGCTACGTTCTGTTCATCGACCACCTGGTCACCCGCGGCGGCGAGCGCGAGGAGGAGATCCACCGCGTGACGCGCGAATGGGGACGCGCCAACGGCGTCGAGGTCCACGAAGGCAAGGGCATCGGCCACCAGGTCGCGGCCGAGCTCGGCTACGCGATGCCGGGCACGTTCCTCGTCCACTTCGACGGACACATCAGCGGGCTCGGCGCGTTCGGCTCGCTCGGGTGGGGCGTCCGCAAGGACCTGCTCGAGGCGTGGGTCTCCGGAGCGGTCTACCTAGACGTCCCCGCCAGCTCGAAGTTCCACCTCGAGGGCCGATTCGGTCCGGGCGTCGACAACCGGGACCTGCTCCACCACATCATCGCCGAGATGGGCGCCGACGGCTGCGCGCACCAGGTGATGGAGTACGTCGGTCCCGGGGCCGAGGCGATGAGCATCGACCGTCGCCAGGGGCTCTGCGCCATGGCGATGTTCACCGGTGCCGTGTCGGCCATCTTCAACCCGGACGAGCTGTCACTCGAGTACGCGCGGAAGGTCGCGCGGCGCGACTTCGAGCCGCTCTACAGTGACCCCGACGCCGAGTATGCTGCGAGCTACGAGATCGACCTCACCACGCTCTCCCCGCAGGTCGTGCTGCCGGGCTCCGCGAAGTCGTCGAACACGCGCCCCATCGAGGAGCTGGCAGGCACACCGGTGCAGCACGCCTACATCGGCTCGTGCGCGAGCGGGCGCATCGAGGAGATCCGAGCGGCGGCCGACATCCTGCGCGGCAAGAAGGTCGCCGCGAACGTGCGGCTGAACGTCGTGCCGACATCGGAGCAGATCTACCAGCAGGCCGACGAGGAGGGGCTGCTCAGCGTGCTCAGCGAAGCCGGCGCCCACGTCGCGAAGTCGTCGTGCGACTTCTGCATCGGCTACGCCGCTCCGCTCGCGGCGGGAGACTCCTGCATCTCCACCGGCGTCCTCAACATCTCCGGCCGCATGGGCAGCACGGAGGCGCAGATCTACATGGGCAGTGCGTACACCGTCGCTGCCTCGGCGCTGACCGGCACGATCGCCGACCCGCGAGAGGTGGTGCCGTCATGA
- a CDS encoding cyclase family protein: MTPDDVRAEALRLGVRSNWGRWGDDDQRGTLNLITSDNVQRGLAAVRAGAVVSLGQPLDVEAPPYYPQGLDRAVKHEMVTAWASNAGGPVQAASDQVHVQCHGLDNTHMDAICHIGYGGIGYNGRPFREMVDETGASACDILLAGPVVTRGVLVDVPRLRGVDHLEGGDAVTEDDLRRAAPDLSPGDALVIRTGRARAGDDGRSFTEKYGRLAGLHHSAMKVVAELDVGLLGTDGSADTFPAVDENRLPIHVLSLVHLGVHLLHNLALEELAHALAERATKDFLVVAAPLRLPRGTGSPIAPVAVL; the protein is encoded by the coding sequence ATGACCCCCGACGACGTCCGGGCAGAGGCCCTGCGCCTCGGCGTCCGCTCGAACTGGGGGCGGTGGGGAGACGACGACCAGCGCGGCACGCTCAACCTCATCACGAGCGACAACGTGCAGCGAGGGCTCGCGGCGGTGCGGGCCGGCGCTGTCGTCAGCCTCGGGCAGCCGCTCGACGTCGAGGCGCCGCCCTACTACCCGCAAGGGCTGGACCGCGCCGTCAAGCACGAGATGGTGACGGCCTGGGCGTCCAACGCCGGCGGACCGGTGCAGGCCGCGAGCGACCAGGTCCACGTGCAGTGCCATGGGCTCGACAACACGCACATGGACGCGATCTGCCACATCGGGTACGGCGGCATCGGCTACAACGGCCGGCCGTTCCGCGAGATGGTCGACGAGACCGGGGCCTCGGCCTGCGACATCCTGCTCGCGGGACCGGTCGTCACGCGAGGCGTCCTGGTCGACGTCCCGCGGCTGCGCGGCGTCGACCACCTCGAGGGCGGCGACGCGGTCACCGAGGACGACCTGCGCCGCGCCGCACCCGACCTCTCGCCCGGTGACGCCCTGGTCATCCGCACCGGGCGTGCCCGTGCGGGCGACGACGGCCGGAGCTTCACCGAGAAGTACGGGCGGCTGGCCGGCCTGCACCACAGCGCCATGAAGGTCGTGGCCGAGCTCGACGTCGGCCTGCTCGGGACCGACGGCTCCGCCGACACCTTTCCCGCGGTCGACGAGAACCGTCTGCCCATCCACGTCCTGTCGCTGGTGCACCTCGGCGTTCACCTGCTGCACAACCTCGCCCTCGAGGAGCTGGCGCACGCGCTCGCCGAGCGAGCGACGAAGGACTTCCTGGTCGTGGCGGCCCCGCTGCGCCTTCCCCGCGGCACCGGGAGCCCGATCGCTCCCGTCGCCGTCCTCTGA
- a CDS encoding isocitrate lyase/PEP mutase family protein, which translates to MSAQDLRALIEAQGVVYAPGVWDGLSARLSEQAGFGAVCASGFAISAALGLPDAEVFTATENLEAVRKIREATSLPIVADIDTGYGNAINAARTAASFRRAGVAAVFMEDQISPKRCPICVGDPVEVLPIGESAGKVRAVADSLEGEVILIARTDAVGHEALKRAEAYVAAGADMVMPVSKTFSDLEQWRRCSEVAGVPLVAALTAWTWVERDFTREAMLEAGIAIAFLPTQLVLSAATAMRDSLRRLAAGERSEAVSADYMKHGEFIGMIGFPEMEELQQRYLPATVEA; encoded by the coding sequence ATGTCGGCACAGGATCTGCGCGCGCTCATCGAGGCCCAGGGGGTCGTCTACGCCCCCGGCGTCTGGGACGGCCTGTCCGCGAGGCTCTCCGAACAGGCCGGGTTCGGGGCGGTGTGCGCCTCCGGCTTCGCGATCTCGGCAGCGCTCGGGCTTCCCGACGCCGAGGTCTTCACGGCGACGGAGAACCTCGAGGCGGTCCGCAAGATCCGCGAGGCGACGTCGCTGCCGATCGTCGCTGACATCGACACCGGCTACGGCAACGCCATCAACGCAGCGCGCACGGCGGCATCGTTTCGCCGTGCAGGGGTGGCGGCGGTCTTCATGGAGGACCAGATCTCTCCGAAGCGCTGTCCCATCTGCGTCGGTGACCCCGTCGAGGTGCTGCCGATCGGCGAGTCCGCCGGCAAGGTGCGGGCTGTGGCCGACTCCCTCGAGGGTGAGGTGATCCTCATCGCCCGGACCGACGCCGTCGGTCACGAGGCGCTCAAGCGCGCCGAGGCTTACGTGGCCGCCGGCGCCGACATGGTCATGCCCGTCTCCAAGACCTTCAGCGACCTTGAGCAGTGGCGTCGCTGCTCCGAGGTCGCCGGCGTGCCGCTCGTCGCGGCGCTGACCGCCTGGACCTGGGTGGAGCGCGACTTCACCCGCGAGGCCATGCTCGAGGCAGGGATCGCCATTGCCTTCCTGCCGACGCAGCTCGTGCTCTCGGCGGCCACGGCCATGCGTGACTCGCTGCGGCGGCTGGCGGCCGGTGAGCGCTCGGAGGCGGTGTCGGCCGACTACATGAAGCACGGCGAGTTCATCGGGATGATCGGCTTCCCGGAGATGGAAGAGCTCCAGCAGCGCTACCTGCCGGCGACCGTGGAGGCATGA
- a CDS encoding ABC transporter ATP-binding protein, protein MDDLSVSYGSVPALTGLTMEVQEKSLVALLGANGAGKSTTLTTLAGVLRPSSGRVTFAGDDITGQAAYRVVRRGLALVPEGRMVVAPLTVGENLTLSSYARGRRRQAALDEVWDLFPRLSERRGQLAGLLSGGEQQMLAIGRALMTSPTMLLLDEPSMGLSPALTDVVIGAIKQIHASGVTVLLVEQNASIALPLADYAYLIHRGDIVASGTPADMEKDPDTIARHLGLDPSIAAPEIEKAAAEGAHA, encoded by the coding sequence GTGGACGACCTCTCGGTCTCCTACGGCTCCGTGCCCGCTCTGACGGGTCTGACCATGGAGGTCCAGGAGAAGAGCCTGGTCGCTCTGCTCGGCGCCAACGGTGCCGGGAAGTCGACCACGCTGACGACCCTCGCCGGGGTCCTGCGCCCGTCGTCCGGCAGGGTGACCTTCGCCGGCGACGACATCACCGGCCAGGCCGCCTACCGCGTGGTGCGCCGTGGTCTCGCGCTCGTGCCCGAGGGGCGGATGGTGGTGGCGCCGCTGACGGTCGGGGAGAACCTGACCCTCAGCAGCTACGCCCGCGGACGCCGGCGCCAGGCGGCGCTCGACGAGGTGTGGGACCTGTTTCCACGACTGTCGGAGCGACGTGGCCAGCTGGCAGGCCTGCTGAGCGGCGGTGAGCAGCAGATGCTCGCCATCGGCCGCGCCCTGATGACGTCGCCGACCATGCTGCTGCTCGACGAGCCGTCCATGGGTCTGTCCCCGGCCCTCACCGACGTGGTGATCGGAGCGATCAAGCAGATCCACGCCTCCGGGGTCACCGTCCTGCTGGTCGAGCAGAACGCCTCCATTGCGCTGCCGCTGGCCGACTACGCCTACCTCATCCACCGCGGCGACATCGTGGCCTCCGGCACGCCGGCGGACATGGAGAAGGACCCCGACACGATCGCTCGGCACCTGGGACTCGACCCGTCCATCGCCGCCCCCGAGATCGAGAAGGCCGCGGCCGAGGGCGCGCACGCGTGA